In one Bacillus rossius redtenbacheri isolate Brsri chromosome 11, Brsri_v3, whole genome shotgun sequence genomic region, the following are encoded:
- the LOC134536810 gene encoding uncharacterized protein LOC134536810 isoform X19 codes for MFYDAQLVGALNFVRLAKTFGYHSYKIGSQSEGLRIKIGSCVSGQCAQAILNHVKRLSQTGHLHKIILLVGIYDLLVTAVDYWAECCLPTTAMDTRVTTGRAVKSYEQSAAPSEGVCRLLRAGEDVSVQVLCVLCQVTAVDYWVECCLPTTAMATRVTTGRAVKSYEQSAAPSEGVCRLLRAGEDVSVQVLCVLCQVTAVDYWAECCLPTTAMATRVTTGRAVKSYEQSAAPSEGVCRLLRAGEDVSVQVLCVLCQVTAVDYWAECCLPTTAMATRVTTGRAVKSYEQSAAPSEGVCRLLRAGEDVSVQVLCVLCQVTAVDYWAECCLPTTAMATRVTTGRAVKSYEQSAAPSEGVRRLLRAGEDVSVQVLCVLCQVTAVDYWAECCLPTTAMDTRVTTGRAVKSYEQSAAPSEGVCRLLRAGEDVSVQVLCVLCQVTAVDYWVECCLPTTAMATRVTTGRAVKSYEQSAAPSEGVCRLLRAGEDVSVQVLCVLCQVTAVDYWVECCLPTTAMATRVTTGRAVKSYEQSAAPSEGVCRLLRAGEDVSVQVLCVLCQVTAVDYWVECCLPTTAMATRVTTGRAVKSYEQSAAPSEGVCRLLRAGEDVSVQVLCVLCQVTAVDYWVECCLPTTAMATRVTTGRAVKSYEQSAAPSEGVCRLLRAGEDVSVQVLCVLCQVTAVDYWVECCLPTTAMDTRVTTGRSVKSYEQSAAPSEGVCRLLRAGEDVSVQVLCVLCQVTAVDYWVECCLPTTAMATRVTTGRAVKSYEQSAAPSEGVRRLLRAGEDICCS; via the exons GTCACAGCGGTGGACTATTGGGCGGAGTGCTGTCTCCCGACCACTGCTATGGACACGAGGGTTACCACTGGTCGTGCGGTGAAGAGCTACGAGCAGTCAGCAGCGCCCAGCGAGGGAGTCTGCCGGCTGTTGCGAGCAGGAGAGGACGTGAGTGTGCAGGTTTTATGTGTGCTGTGTCAGGTCACGGCGGTGGACTATTGGGTGGAGTGCTGCCTCCCGACCACTGCTATGGCCACGAGGGTTACCACTGGTCGTGCGGTGAAGAGCTACGAGCAGTCAGCAGCGCCCAGCGAGGGAGTCTGCCGGCTGTTGCGAGCAGGAGAGGACGTGAGTGTGCAGGTTTTATGTGTGCTGTGTCAGGTCACGGCTGTGGACTATTGGGCGGAGTGCTGCCTCCCGACCACTGCTATGGCCACGAGGGTTACCACTGGTCGTGCGGTGAAGAGCTACGAGCAGTCAGCAGCGCCCAGCGAGGGAGTCTGCCGGCTGTTGCGAGCAGGAGAGGACGTGAGTGTGCAGGTTTTATGTGTGCTGTGTCAGGTCACGGCGGTGGACTATTGGGCGGAGTGCTGCCTCCCGACCACTGCTATGGCCACGAGGGTTACCACTGGTCGTGCGGTGAAGAGCTACGAGCAGTCAGCAGCGCCCAGCGAGGGAGTCTGCCGGCTGTTGCGAGCAGGAGAGGACGTGAGTGTGCAGGTTTTATGTGTGCTGTGTCAGGTCACGGCTGTGGACTATTGGGCGGAGTGCTGCCTCCCAACCACTGCTATGGCCACGAGGGTTACCACTGGTCGTGCGGTGAAGAGCTACGAGCAGTCAGCAGCGCCCAGCGAGGGAGTCCGCCGGCTGTTGCGAGCAGGAGAGGACGTGAGTGTGCAGGTTTTATGTGTGCTGTGTCAGGTCACGGCGGTGGACTATTGGGCGGAGTGCTGCCTCCCGACCACTGCTATGGACACGAGGGTTACCACTGGTCGTGCGGTGAAGAGCTACGAGCAGTCAGCAGCGCCCAGCGAGGGAGTCTGCCGGCTGTTGCGAGCAGGAGAGGACGTGAGTGTGCAGGTTTTATGTGTGCTGTGTCAGGTCACGGCTGTGGACTATTGGGTGGAGTGCTGCCTCCCGACCACTGCTATGGCCACGAGGGTTACCACTGGTCGTGCGGTGAAGAGCTACGAGCAGTCAGCAGCGCCCAGCGAGGGAGTCTGCCGGCTGTTGCGAGCAGGAGAGGACGTGAGTGTGCAGGTTTTATGTGTGCTGTGTCAGGTCACGGCTGTGGACTATTGGGTGGAGTGCTGCCTCCCGACCACTGCTATGGCCACGAGGGTTACCACTGGTCGTGCGGTGAAGAGCTACGAGCAGTCAGCAGCGCCCAGCGAGGGAGTCTGCCGGCTGTTGCGAGCAGGAGAGGACGTGAGTGTGCAGGTTTTGTGTGTGCTGTGTCAGGTCACGGCTGTGGACTATTGGGTGGAGTGCTGCCTCCCGACCACTGCTATGGCCACGAGGGTTACCACTGGTCGTGCGGTGAAGAGCTACGAGCAGTCAGCAGCGCCCAGCGAGGGAGTCTGCCGGCTGTTGCGAGCAGGAGAGGACGTGAGTGTGCAGGTTTTATGTGTGCTGTGTCAGGTCACGGCGGTGGACTATTGGGTGGAGTGCTGCCTCCCGACCACTGCTATGGCCACGAGGGTTACCACTGGTCGTGCGGTGAAGAGCTACGAGCAGTCAGCAGCGCCCAGCGAGGGAGTCTGCCGGCTGTTGCGAGCAGGAGAGGACGTGAGTGTGCAGGTTTTATGTGTGCTGTGTCAGGTCACGGCGGTGGACTATTGGGTGGAGTGCTGCCTCCCGACCACTGCTATGGACACGAGGGTTACCACTGGTCGTTCGGTGAAGAGCTACGAGCAGTCAGCAGCGCCCAGCGAGGGAGTCTGCCGGCTGTTGCGAGCAGGAGAGGACGTGAGTGTGCAGGTTTTATGTGTGCTGTGTCAGGTCACGGCTGTGGACTATTGGGTGGAGTGCTGCCTCCCGACCACTGCTATGGCCACGAGGGTTACCACTGGTCGTGCGGTGAAGAGCTACGAGCAGTCAGCAGCGCCCAGCGAGGGAGTCCGCCGGCTGTTGCGAGCAGGAGAGGAC ATTTGCTGTTCGTGA
- the LOC134536810 gene encoding uncharacterized protein LOC134536810 isoform X12 → MFYDAQLVGALNFVRLAKTFGYHSYKIGSQSEGLRIKIGSCVSGQCAQAILNHVKRLSQTGHLHKIILLVGIYDLLVTAVDYWAECCLPTTAMDTRVTTGRAVKSYEQSAAPSEGVCRLLRAGEDVSVQVLCVLCQVTAVDYWVECCLPTTAMATRVTTGRAVKSYEQSAAPSEGVCRLLRAGEDVSVQVLCVLCQVTAVDYWAECCLPTTAMATRVTTGRAVKSYEQSAAPSEGVCRLLRAGEDVSVQVLCVLCQVTAVDYWAECCLPTTAMATRVTTGRAVKSYEQSAAPSEGVCRLLRAGEDVSVQVLCVLCQVTAVDYWAECCLPTTAMATRVTTGRAVKSYEQSAAPSEGVRRLLRAGEDVSVQVLCVLCQVTAVDYWAECCLPTTAMDTRVTTGRAVKSYEQSAAPSEGVCRLLRAGEDVSVQVLCVLCQVTAVDYWVECCLPTTAMATRVTTGRAVKSYEQSAAPSEGVCRLLRAGEDVSVQVLCVLCQVTAVDYWVECCLPTTAMATRVTTGRAVKSYEQSAAPSEGVCRLLRAGEDVSVQVLCVLCQVTAVDYWVECCLPTTAMATRVTTGRAVKSYEQSAAPSEGVCRLLRAGEDVSVQVLCVLCQVTAVDYWVECCLPTTAMATRVTTGRAVKSYEQSAAPSEGVCRLLRAGEDVTAVDYWVECCLPTTAMDTRVTTGRSVKSYEQSAAPSEGVCRLLRAGEDVSVQVLCVLCQVTAVDYWVECCLPTTAMATRVTTGRAVKSYEQSAAPSEGVRRLLRAGEDLSFCRFAVRDSTCVCAWRLHPWEGGGGF, encoded by the exons GTCACAGCGGTGGACTATTGGGCGGAGTGCTGTCTCCCGACCACTGCTATGGACACGAGGGTTACCACTGGTCGTGCGGTGAAGAGCTACGAGCAGTCAGCAGCGCCCAGCGAGGGAGTCTGCCGGCTGTTGCGAGCAGGAGAGGACGTGAGTGTGCAGGTTTTATGTGTGCTGTGTCAGGTCACGGCGGTGGACTATTGGGTGGAGTGCTGCCTCCCGACCACTGCTATGGCCACGAGGGTTACCACTGGTCGTGCGGTGAAGAGCTACGAGCAGTCAGCAGCGCCCAGCGAGGGAGTCTGCCGGCTGTTGCGAGCAGGAGAGGACGTGAGTGTGCAGGTTTTATGTGTGCTGTGTCAGGTCACGGCTGTGGACTATTGGGCGGAGTGCTGCCTCCCGACCACTGCTATGGCCACGAGGGTTACCACTGGTCGTGCGGTGAAGAGCTACGAGCAGTCAGCAGCGCCCAGCGAGGGAGTCTGCCGGCTGTTGCGAGCAGGAGAGGACGTGAGTGTGCAGGTTTTATGTGTGCTGTGTCAGGTCACGGCGGTGGACTATTGGGCGGAGTGCTGCCTCCCGACCACTGCTATGGCCACGAGGGTTACCACTGGTCGTGCGGTGAAGAGCTACGAGCAGTCAGCAGCGCCCAGCGAGGGAGTCTGCCGGCTGTTGCGAGCAGGAGAGGACGTGAGTGTGCAGGTTTTATGTGTGCTGTGTCAGGTCACGGCTGTGGACTATTGGGCGGAGTGCTGCCTCCCAACCACTGCTATGGCCACGAGGGTTACCACTGGTCGTGCGGTGAAGAGCTACGAGCAGTCAGCAGCGCCCAGCGAGGGAGTCCGCCGGCTGTTGCGAGCAGGAGAGGACGTGAGTGTGCAGGTTTTATGTGTGCTGTGTCAGGTCACGGCGGTGGACTATTGGGCGGAGTGCTGCCTCCCGACCACTGCTATGGACACGAGGGTTACCACTGGTCGTGCGGTGAAGAGCTACGAGCAGTCAGCAGCGCCCAGCGAGGGAGTCTGCCGGCTGTTGCGAGCAGGAGAGGACGTGAGTGTGCAGGTTTTATGTGTGCTGTGTCAGGTCACGGCTGTGGACTATTGGGTGGAGTGCTGCCTCCCGACCACTGCTATGGCCACGAGGGTTACCACTGGTCGTGCGGTGAAGAGCTACGAGCAGTCAGCAGCGCCCAGCGAGGGAGTCTGCCGGCTGTTGCGAGCAGGAGAGGACGTGAGTGTGCAGGTTTTATGTGTGCTGTGTCAGGTCACGGCTGTGGACTATTGGGTGGAGTGCTGCCTCCCGACCACTGCTATGGCCACGAGGGTTACCACTGGTCGTGCGGTGAAGAGCTACGAGCAGTCAGCAGCGCCCAGCGAGGGAGTCTGCCGGCTGTTGCGAGCAGGAGAGGACGTGAGTGTGCAGGTTTTGTGTGTGCTGTGTCAGGTCACGGCTGTGGACTATTGGGTGGAGTGCTGCCTCCCGACCACTGCTATGGCCACGAGGGTTACCACTGGTCGTGCGGTGAAGAGCTACGAGCAGTCAGCAGCGCCCAGCGAGGGAGTCTGCCGGCTGTTGCGAGCAGGAGAGGACGTGAGTGTGCAGGTTTTATGTGTGCTGTGTCAGGTCACGGCGGTGGACTATTGGGTGGAGTGCTGCCTCCCGACCACTGCTATGGCCACGAGGGTTACCACTGGTCGTGCGGTGAAGAGCTACGAGCAGTCAGCAGCGCCCAGCGAGGGAGTCTGCCGGCTGTTGCGAGCAGGAGAGGAC GTCACGGCGGTGGACTATTGGGTGGAGTGCTGCCTCCCGACCACTGCTATGGACACGAGGGTTACCACTGGTCGTTCGGTGAAGAGCTACGAGCAGTCAGCAGCGCCCAGCGAGGGAGTCTGCCGGCTGTTGCGAGCAGGAGAGGACGTGAGTGTGCAGGTTTTATGTGTGCTGTGTCAGGTCACGGCTGTGGACTATTGGGTGGAGTGCTGCCTCCCGACCACTGCTATGGCCACGAGGGTTACCACTGGTCGTGCGGTGAAGAGCTACGAGCAGTCAGCAGCGCCCAGCGAGGGAGTCCGCCGGCTGTTGCGAGCAGGAGAGGAC CTTTCTTTTTGCAGATTTGCTGTTCGTGACTCTACCTGTGTGTGTGCTTGGAGATTACATCCCTGGGAAG GTGGAGGTGGATTTTAA
- the LOC134536810 gene encoding uncharacterized protein LOC134536810 isoform X8 — protein sequence MFYDAQLVGALNFVRLAKTFGYHSYKIGSQSEGLRIKIGSCVSGQCAQAILNHVKRLSQTGHLHKIILLVGIYDLLVTAVDYWAECCLPTTAMDTRVTTGRAVKSYEQSAAPSEGVCRLLRAGEDVSVQVLCVLCQVTAVDYWVECCLPTTAMATRVTTGRAVKSYEQSAAPSEGVCRLLRAGEDVSVQVLCVLCQVTAVDYWAECCLPTTAMATRVTTGRAVKSYEQSAAPSEGVCRLLRAGEDVSVQVLCVLCQVTAVDYWAECCLPTTAMATRVTTGRAVKSYEQSAAPSEGVCRLLRAGEDVSVQVLCVLCQVTAVDYWAECCLPTTAMATRVTTGRAVKSYEQSAAPSEGVRRLLRAGEDVSVQVLCVLCQVTAVDYWAECCLPTTAMDTRVTTGRAVKSYEQSAAPSEGVCRLLRAGEDVSVQVLCVLCQVTAVDYWVECCLPTTAMATRVTTGRAVKSYEQSAAPSEGVCRLLRAGEDVTAVDYWVECCLPTTAMATRVTTGRAVKSYEQSAAPSEGVCRLLRAGEDVSVQVLCVLCQVTAVDYWVECCLPTTAMATRVTTGRAVKSYEQSAAPSEGVCRLLRAGEDVSVQVLCVLCQVTAVDYWVECCLPTTAMATRVTTGRAVKSYEQSAAPSEGVCRLLRAGEDVSVQVLCVLCQVTAVDYWVECCLPTTAMDTRVTTGRSVKSYEQSAAPSEGVCRLLRAGEDVSVQVLCVLCQVTAVDYWVECCLPTTAMATRVTTGRAVKSYEQSAAPSEGVRRLLRAGEDLSFCRFAVRDSTCVCAWRLHPWEGGGGF from the exons GTCACAGCGGTGGACTATTGGGCGGAGTGCTGTCTCCCGACCACTGCTATGGACACGAGGGTTACCACTGGTCGTGCGGTGAAGAGCTACGAGCAGTCAGCAGCGCCCAGCGAGGGAGTCTGCCGGCTGTTGCGAGCAGGAGAGGACGTGAGTGTGCAGGTTTTATGTGTGCTGTGTCAGGTCACGGCGGTGGACTATTGGGTGGAGTGCTGCCTCCCGACCACTGCTATGGCCACGAGGGTTACCACTGGTCGTGCGGTGAAGAGCTACGAGCAGTCAGCAGCGCCCAGCGAGGGAGTCTGCCGGCTGTTGCGAGCAGGAGAGGACGTGAGTGTGCAGGTTTTATGTGTGCTGTGTCAGGTCACGGCTGTGGACTATTGGGCGGAGTGCTGCCTCCCGACCACTGCTATGGCCACGAGGGTTACCACTGGTCGTGCGGTGAAGAGCTACGAGCAGTCAGCAGCGCCCAGCGAGGGAGTCTGCCGGCTGTTGCGAGCAGGAGAGGACGTGAGTGTGCAGGTTTTATGTGTGCTGTGTCAGGTCACGGCGGTGGACTATTGGGCGGAGTGCTGCCTCCCGACCACTGCTATGGCCACGAGGGTTACCACTGGTCGTGCGGTGAAGAGCTACGAGCAGTCAGCAGCGCCCAGCGAGGGAGTCTGCCGGCTGTTGCGAGCAGGAGAGGACGTGAGTGTGCAGGTTTTATGTGTGCTGTGTCAGGTCACGGCTGTGGACTATTGGGCGGAGTGCTGCCTCCCAACCACTGCTATGGCCACGAGGGTTACCACTGGTCGTGCGGTGAAGAGCTACGAGCAGTCAGCAGCGCCCAGCGAGGGAGTCCGCCGGCTGTTGCGAGCAGGAGAGGACGTGAGTGTGCAGGTTTTATGTGTGCTGTGTCAGGTCACGGCGGTGGACTATTGGGCGGAGTGCTGCCTCCCGACCACTGCTATGGACACGAGGGTTACCACTGGTCGTGCGGTGAAGAGCTACGAGCAGTCAGCAGCGCCCAGCGAGGGAGTCTGCCGGCTGTTGCGAGCAGGAGAGGACGTGAGTGTGCAGGTTTTATGTGTGCTGTGTCAGGTCACGGCTGTGGACTATTGGGTGGAGTGCTGCCTCCCGACCACTGCTATGGCCACGAGGGTTACCACTGGTCGTGCGGTGAAGAGCTACGAGCAGTCAGCAGCGCCCAGCGAGGGAGTCTGCCGGCTGTTGCGAGCAGGAGAGGAC GTCACGGCTGTGGACTATTGGGTGGAGTGCTGCCTCCCGACCACTGCTATGGCCACGAGGGTTACCACTGGTCGTGCGGTGAAGAGCTACGAGCAGTCAGCAGCGCCCAGCGAGGGAGTCTGCCGGCTGTTGCGAGCAGGAGAGGACGTGAGTGTGCAGGTTTTGTGTGTGCTGTGTCAGGTCACGGCTGTGGACTATTGGGTGGAGTGCTGCCTCCCGACCACTGCTATGGCCACGAGGGTTACCACTGGTCGTGCGGTGAAGAGCTACGAGCAGTCAGCAGCGCCCAGCGAGGGAGTCTGCCGGCTGTTGCGAGCAGGAGAGGACGTGAGTGTGCAGGTTTTATGTGTGCTGTGTCAGGTCACGGCGGTGGACTATTGGGTGGAGTGCTGCCTCCCGACCACTGCTATGGCCACGAGGGTTACCACTGGTCGTGCGGTGAAGAGCTACGAGCAGTCAGCAGCGCCCAGCGAGGGAGTCTGCCGGCTGTTGCGAGCAGGAGAGGACGTGAGTGTGCAGGTTTTATGTGTGCTGTGTCAGGTCACGGCGGTGGACTATTGGGTGGAGTGCTGCCTCCCGACCACTGCTATGGACACGAGGGTTACCACTGGTCGTTCGGTGAAGAGCTACGAGCAGTCAGCAGCGCCCAGCGAGGGAGTCTGCCGGCTGTTGCGAGCAGGAGAGGACGTGAGTGTGCAGGTTTTATGTGTGCTGTGTCAGGTCACGGCTGTGGACTATTGGGTGGAGTGCTGCCTCCCGACCACTGCTATGGCCACGAGGGTTACCACTGGTCGTGCGGTGAAGAGCTACGAGCAGTCAGCAGCGCCCAGCGAGGGAGTCCGCCGGCTGTTGCGAGCAGGAGAGGAC CTTTCTTTTTGCAGATTTGCTGTTCGTGACTCTACCTGTGTGTGTGCTTGGAGATTACATCCCTGGGAAG GTGGAGGTGGATTTTAA
- the LOC134536810 gene encoding uncharacterized protein LOC134536810 isoform X10 → MFYDAQLVGALNFVRLAKTFGYHSYKIGSQSEGLRIKIGSCVSGQCAQAILNHVKRLSQTGHLHKIILLVGIYDLLVTAVDYWAECCLPTTAMDTRVTTGRAVKSYEQSAAPSEGVCRLLRAGEDVSVQVLCVLCQVTAVDYWVECCLPTTAMATRVTTGRAVKSYEQSAAPSEGVCRLLRAGEDVSVQVLCVLCQVTAVDYWAECCLPTTAMATRVTTGRAVKSYEQSAAPSEGVCRLLRAGEDVSVQVLCVLCQVTAVDYWAECCLPTTAMATRVTTGRAVKSYEQSAAPSEGVCRLLRAGEDVTAVDYWAECCLPTTAMATRVTTGRAVKSYEQSAAPSEGVRRLLRAGEDVSVQVLCVLCQVTAVDYWAECCLPTTAMDTRVTTGRAVKSYEQSAAPSEGVCRLLRAGEDVSVQVLCVLCQVTAVDYWVECCLPTTAMATRVTTGRAVKSYEQSAAPSEGVCRLLRAGEDVSVQVLCVLCQVTAVDYWVECCLPTTAMATRVTTGRAVKSYEQSAAPSEGVCRLLRAGEDVSVQVLCVLCQVTAVDYWVECCLPTTAMATRVTTGRAVKSYEQSAAPSEGVCRLLRAGEDVSVQVLCVLCQVTAVDYWVECCLPTTAMATRVTTGRAVKSYEQSAAPSEGVCRLLRAGEDVSVQVLCVLCQVTAVDYWVECCLPTTAMDTRVTTGRSVKSYEQSAAPSEGVCRLLRAGEDVSVQVLCVLCQVTAVDYWVECCLPTTAMATRVTTGRAVKSYEQSAAPSEGVRRLLRAGEDLSFCRFAVRDSTCVCAWRLHPWEGGGGF, encoded by the exons GTCACAGCGGTGGACTATTGGGCGGAGTGCTGTCTCCCGACCACTGCTATGGACACGAGGGTTACCACTGGTCGTGCGGTGAAGAGCTACGAGCAGTCAGCAGCGCCCAGCGAGGGAGTCTGCCGGCTGTTGCGAGCAGGAGAGGACGTGAGTGTGCAGGTTTTATGTGTGCTGTGTCAGGTCACGGCGGTGGACTATTGGGTGGAGTGCTGCCTCCCGACCACTGCTATGGCCACGAGGGTTACCACTGGTCGTGCGGTGAAGAGCTACGAGCAGTCAGCAGCGCCCAGCGAGGGAGTCTGCCGGCTGTTGCGAGCAGGAGAGGACGTGAGTGTGCAGGTTTTATGTGTGCTGTGTCAGGTCACGGCTGTGGACTATTGGGCGGAGTGCTGCCTCCCGACCACTGCTATGGCCACGAGGGTTACCACTGGTCGTGCGGTGAAGAGCTACGAGCAGTCAGCAGCGCCCAGCGAGGGAGTCTGCCGGCTGTTGCGAGCAGGAGAGGACGTGAGTGTGCAGGTTTTATGTGTGCTGTGTCAGGTCACGGCGGTGGACTATTGGGCGGAGTGCTGCCTCCCGACCACTGCTATGGCCACGAGGGTTACCACTGGTCGTGCGGTGAAGAGCTACGAGCAGTCAGCAGCGCCCAGCGAGGGAGTCTGCCGGCTGTTGCGAGCAGGAGAGGAC GTCACGGCTGTGGACTATTGGGCGGAGTGCTGCCTCCCAACCACTGCTATGGCCACGAGGGTTACCACTGGTCGTGCGGTGAAGAGCTACGAGCAGTCAGCAGCGCCCAGCGAGGGAGTCCGCCGGCTGTTGCGAGCAGGAGAGGACGTGAGTGTGCAGGTTTTATGTGTGCTGTGTCAGGTCACGGCGGTGGACTATTGGGCGGAGTGCTGCCTCCCGACCACTGCTATGGACACGAGGGTTACCACTGGTCGTGCGGTGAAGAGCTACGAGCAGTCAGCAGCGCCCAGCGAGGGAGTCTGCCGGCTGTTGCGAGCAGGAGAGGACGTGAGTGTGCAGGTTTTATGTGTGCTGTGTCAGGTCACGGCTGTGGACTATTGGGTGGAGTGCTGCCTCCCGACCACTGCTATGGCCACGAGGGTTACCACTGGTCGTGCGGTGAAGAGCTACGAGCAGTCAGCAGCGCCCAGCGAGGGAGTCTGCCGGCTGTTGCGAGCAGGAGAGGACGTGAGTGTGCAGGTTTTATGTGTGCTGTGTCAGGTCACGGCTGTGGACTATTGGGTGGAGTGCTGCCTCCCGACCACTGCTATGGCCACGAGGGTTACCACTGGTCGTGCGGTGAAGAGCTACGAGCAGTCAGCAGCGCCCAGCGAGGGAGTCTGCCGGCTGTTGCGAGCAGGAGAGGACGTGAGTGTGCAGGTTTTGTGTGTGCTGTGTCAGGTCACGGCTGTGGACTATTGGGTGGAGTGCTGCCTCCCGACCACTGCTATGGCCACGAGGGTTACCACTGGTCGTGCGGTGAAGAGCTACGAGCAGTCAGCAGCGCCCAGCGAGGGAGTCTGCCGGCTGTTGCGAGCAGGAGAGGACGTGAGTGTGCAGGTTTTATGTGTGCTGTGTCAGGTCACGGCGGTGGACTATTGGGTGGAGTGCTGCCTCCCGACCACTGCTATGGCCACGAGGGTTACCACTGGTCGTGCGGTGAAGAGCTACGAGCAGTCAGCAGCGCCCAGCGAGGGAGTCTGCCGGCTGTTGCGAGCAGGAGAGGACGTGAGTGTGCAGGTTTTATGTGTGCTGTGTCAGGTCACGGCGGTGGACTATTGGGTGGAGTGCTGCCTCCCGACCACTGCTATGGACACGAGGGTTACCACTGGTCGTTCGGTGAAGAGCTACGAGCAGTCAGCAGCGCCCAGCGAGGGAGTCTGCCGGCTGTTGCGAGCAGGAGAGGACGTGAGTGTGCAGGTTTTATGTGTGCTGTGTCAGGTCACGGCTGTGGACTATTGGGTGGAGTGCTGCCTCCCGACCACTGCTATGGCCACGAGGGTTACCACTGGTCGTGCGGTGAAGAGCTACGAGCAGTCAGCAGCGCCCAGCGAGGGAGTCCGCCGGCTGTTGCGAGCAGGAGAGGAC CTTTCTTTTTGCAGATTTGCTGTTCGTGACTCTACCTGTGTGTGTGCTTGGAGATTACATCCCTGGGAAG GTGGAGGTGGATTTTAA